From the genome of Haloarcula taiwanensis:
GCCCCGAGCGTCGCCGAGGAGAACACCGTCATCGTCGGCGCGCGGAGCCTCGACGCTGACGAACGAGCGGTCCTCCGTGAGAGCGATATCTCCGTCTTTACGATGGCAGATATCGATAAACGGGGTATCGAGCCAGTCACCGACGAGGCACTCGACATCGCGACTGACGGCGTCGACGACATCCACGTCAGCCTCGACCTCGACTGGCTTGACCCGGAGGACGCACCGGGAGTCGGGACACCGGTACCCGGTGGCGTCACCTACCGGGAGGCGCATACGGCGATGGAACGGGTCGCCGACCGCGACGCCGCCGAGTCGGTGCTGCGCTCGCTCGATGTCGTCGAAGTCAATCCCATCCTCGACCAGCGCAACACGACGGGCGAACGAGCGGCCGAACTCGCCGCCAGCGCGTTCGGCAAGCGGATTCTGTAGCTCTTTTCGAACCGCGGCAGGTACCCGGTCGTGTGGCCGCACGCTGGCCCGGAACACAGTGATTTATTACCAATGATTGCTACTGTGATAACATGGACCGCAATACTGCAGAGCCGCGTGTCGATAGCCTTCCTGGCCCACAGAGCAGCGAGTGGGTCGAGTACCACCACGAGACCGCCGCGCCGAGCACGTACGTGTACGATTTCGTCTGGGACATCACCGAAGACGCAATCGGTCCGTTCTGCACAGACGCGGACGGCAACGTCCTGCTCGATTTCACCTGCCACGTCGCCGCGTCGCCGCTCGGCTACAATAACCCGAAAGTGCTCGACAGGGCCGACGAGTTTGACATGGTCGACCCGCTGAAAATCGCCGGTCAGGACTTCTACGTCAGTACCGGTGGGTCGCCCGACGAAACGTCGCTGCCGGGCCCTGCCCACTTGATGGATCGGCTGACCGATATTACCAGCCACTACGACTTCGACACCGTCTTCCTCTCGAACTCCGGCGCTGAGGCCGTCGAAAACGCAATGAAGATCTGTTACGATAACTGCGAGACGCCGAAGTACGGCATTACCTTCGACGGCGCGTTCCACGGACGGACCCTCGGAGCGCTTTCACTGAACCGTTCGAAGTCCGTCTACCGCCGGAAGTTCCCCGAACTCAGCGGGATTCACGACGTGGAGTACTCAGAGGCCGGCGTCGAGCGCCTCCGTTCGAAACTCGACGCAGATACCGGCCATATCCCGCCCGAAGAAGTCGCGTTCCTCATTCTGGAGCCGATACAGGGCGAAGGCGGCTACCGCGTCCCGAGCCCCGAGTTCCTCTCGGCCGTCGACGACCTCTGCCGGGAACACGACATTCCGATCATCGCCGACGAAATCCAGTCGGGAGCCGGCCGCACTGGCGAGATGTGGGCCGTCGACCACTACGACATCGAACCGGATGTCATCACGAGCGCCAAAGCGCTCCGGGTCGGCGCGACCATCTCCCGGTCGGACATCTTCCCGTCCGAAACGTCGCGGCTCTCCTCAACGTGGGGGGCTGGCGACATCCTCGGCTCGATGCGTGGCGCGCTGACCCTCGCCGCTATCGAGGACCACGACCTGCTGGACAACGCCGCCGAGAAAGGGACGTACTTCATGGACCGACTCCGCGATATCTCGGCAGACCGTCCGCTGGTCGAAGACGTTCGCGGCCTCGGCCTTATGACCGCGGTGGAATTTGATACGGCTGACCGACGCGATGCCGTGATGGAAACAGCGCTCCAGCACGGTCTCCTCACGCTCGGCTGTGGCCAGAAATCCCTCCGACTGCTCCCGCCGCTTGATGTCACCGAGCGCGAGCTGGAACTCTGTGTCGACATCCTCGATTCGGTCTTTACCGAGGTTGCAGACGCTGTCGCGTCGGCCTGACTCTCGCTACTTCTGCGGTAACCGAAATGTTAAAATATGATTGATTCGACTGTGGCACTATGCCACGAGAGGCACGCGTAGACAGACGGAGGTATCTGCAGGCAATCGGTGGCACTGTCGCGACCCTGTCAGTCGCCGGCTGTCAATCGGGCAGCGGTGACTCACAGACGCTCACTGCGGGAACGGCGCCGGGCTTTCCGCCGTTTGAGATGAAACAGGACGGCGAACTCGTCGGCTTCGACGTCGAGCTACTGGAAGCCGTTGTCGCGGCGACGGAGTACGAGCTGAGCGGCTGGGAGGAACTGGAGTTCAAATCACTTATTCCCGCGTTGAACAACGGCAACGTCGACGTCGTCGCGGCTGGCATGACGATAAACGATGACCGCGACGAGGCAATCGACTTCTCTGACCCATACTACAGCTCGAATCAGGCCATCATCGTCCGGGAGAGCGGGTCGTTCTCGCCGTCGTCGCTGGCTGACCTCTCCGGGGCGACGGTCGGGGCACAGAAAGGGACGACCGGTGAATCCGTGATCAAAGACCAGCTCATCGAAGCCGGGACGATTCAGGCGTCTCAGTACAACGCGTACGGCAACTACGTGCTCGCCGTCGAGGACCTGCTGAACGAAAACGTCGATGTCATCATCATCGACGTCCCCGTGGCGAACTCGTTCGTGGCAGATCGCCCCATCAAGTCTGCGTTCGTCCACGAGACTGGCGAGCAGTTCGGCTTCGGGATTCAGTCCGGTGACGACGAACTCGCGGGCGCGCTCAACAGCGGGCTGACCACAGTTGAGGACGACGGGACGTACCGGGACCTGACCGAGAAGTGGTTCGGACAGAAGTGAGGCCATGGCAGCAATCCTACTCCAGACCGCTGACTGGCTGTTCGTCATCGACAATCTGGGCCTGTTGCTCGGCGGGACAGCTGTCACCATCGCGCTCACTGTCGCCAGTATTCTCCTTGGATTCGCCATCGGGTTCCCGGCCGGTGCGATAGAGGTGTACGGCTCGGAAAGGGCCAGTCGGCTGGTCGAACAGGTCGGGGTTGTCCTTCGCGGCACCCCGCTGTTGGTCATCATTATGATCCTGTACTTCGGCCTGTCCGTTTCCAGCAGCGCATTTGTCACGGCGACTATCGCGCTCGGACTCCGGAGTGCCGCTTACCAGTCACAGATTTTCCGCGGTGCGCTCCAGAGCGTCGACGACGGGCAACTGGAAGCGGCCCGCGCCGTCGCTATGTCCCGGTTCGAAGCGATCCGGTACGTCGTCGTCCCGCAGGCGCTCCGCCGGAGTGTGCCGGGATTCCAGAACGAGTTCACTATCGTCCTCAAGGACACGAGCATCGCCATCGTCATCGGCATCGGCGAACTGCTGACGACGGGTCAGAACCTCTACGAAGGCGGACAGTCGACCGCGGCGCTGGAGATATTCCTCGCCGTCAGCCTCGTTTATTTCGTGCTGACGTTCGCGACGAACCGGTCGCTCGATAGACTCAGTGACTACTACGCAGTACCGGAGGGAACGACATGACACAGCCATTACTCTCAATCGACGACCTGCACAAGTCCTACGGGAGCGAAGAAGTACTGGAAGGCGTTGGCCTCGATATGGATCAGGGAGACGTGACGGTTCTCATCGGCCCGAGCGGCTCAGGGAAGTCAACGCTGCTCCGGTGTGTGAACCGCCTGACCGAGATCAACAGTGGTCAAATTGTTCTCGATGGGCGGGACGTGACCGGGGCCGACACCGATGTCAACGAACTGCGAAAGCAAGTCGGCATGGTGTTTCAGGATTTCAACCTCTTTGCGCACCTGACGGCGCTCGAAAACGTCACGCTCGGCCCGAAAAAAGTGCTCGGCATGGACGCTGCTGACGCCGAGGCGGCCGGACGGGACCACCTCGAACAGGTCGGATTACTGGAACAGGCGGACTCGTACCCCGCTGAACTCTCCGGCGGACAGAAACAGCGCGTCGGCATCGCACGCGCACTCGCAATGGACCCAGAGCTGCTGCTGTTCGACGAGCCGACCAGCGCACTCGACCCCGAACTCGTCGGCGAAGTCGTCGAGGTAATGCGTGACCTCGCCGCCGAGGGCATCACCATGCTC
Proteins encoded in this window:
- a CDS encoding aspartate aminotransferase family protein, with product MDRNTAEPRVDSLPGPQSSEWVEYHHETAAPSTYVYDFVWDITEDAIGPFCTDADGNVLLDFTCHVAASPLGYNNPKVLDRADEFDMVDPLKIAGQDFYVSTGGSPDETSLPGPAHLMDRLTDITSHYDFDTVFLSNSGAEAVENAMKICYDNCETPKYGITFDGAFHGRTLGALSLNRSKSVYRRKFPELSGIHDVEYSEAGVERLRSKLDADTGHIPPEEVAFLILEPIQGEGGYRVPSPEFLSAVDDLCREHDIPIIADEIQSGAGRTGEMWAVDHYDIEPDVITSAKALRVGATISRSDIFPSETSRLSSTWGAGDILGSMRGALTLAAIEDHDLLDNAAEKGTYFMDRLRDISADRPLVEDVRGLGLMTAVEFDTADRRDAVMETALQHGLLTLGCGQKSLRLLPPLDVTERELELCVDILDSVFTEVADAVASA
- a CDS encoding basic amino acid ABC transporter substrate-binding protein, with translation MPREARVDRRRYLQAIGGTVATLSVAGCQSGSGDSQTLTAGTAPGFPPFEMKQDGELVGFDVELLEAVVAATEYELSGWEELEFKSLIPALNNGNVDVVAAGMTINDDRDEAIDFSDPYYSSNQAIIVRESGSFSPSSLADLSGATVGAQKGTTGESVIKDQLIEAGTIQASQYNAYGNYVLAVEDLLNENVDVIIIDVPVANSFVADRPIKSAFVHETGEQFGFGIQSGDDELAGALNSGLTTVEDDGTYRDLTEKWFGQK
- a CDS encoding glutamine ABC transporter substrate-binding protein is translated as MAAILLQTADWLFVIDNLGLLLGGTAVTIALTVASILLGFAIGFPAGAIEVYGSERASRLVEQVGVVLRGTPLLVIIMILYFGLSVSSSAFVTATIALGLRSAAYQSQIFRGALQSVDDGQLEAARAVAMSRFEAIRYVVVPQALRRSVPGFQNEFTIVLKDTSIAIVIGIGELLTTGQNLYEGGQSTAALEIFLAVSLVYFVLTFATNRSLDRLSDYYAVPEGTT
- the glnQ gene encoding glutamine ABC transporter ATP-binding protein (similar to ATP-binding component of ABC transporters), translated to MTQPLLSIDDLHKSYGSEEVLEGVGLDMDQGDVTVLIGPSGSGKSTLLRCVNRLTEINSGQIVLDGRDVTGADTDVNELRKQVGMVFQDFNLFAHLTALENVTLGPKKVLGMDAADAEAAGRDHLEQVGLLEQADSYPAELSGGQKQRVGIARALAMDPELLLFDEPTSALDPELVGEVVEVMRDLAAEGITMLVVSHEMDFARSAASDIVFLDDGEIVEHGPPEQLFRNPTADRTEQFLSRLHAHEATP